A region from the Aegilops tauschii subsp. strangulata cultivar AL8/78 chromosome 5, Aet v6.0, whole genome shotgun sequence genome encodes:
- the LOC109738358 gene encoding glutathione S-transferase has translation MATAKPILYGAWISSCSHRVRIALNLKGVDYEYKAVNPRTDPDYEKINPIKYIPALVDGDFVLSDSLAIILYLEDKYPQHPLVPKDIKTKGLDLQIANIVCSSIQPLQGYGVIGLHEGRLSPDESLEVVQRYIDKGFRAIEKLLDGCDSKYCVGDEIHLGDVFLAPQIHAAINRFQIDMTKYPILSRLHDAYMEIPAFQAALPQNQPDAPSAK, from the exons ATGGCGACGGCCAAGCCCATCCTGTACGGCGCCTGGATCAGCTCTTGCTCTCACCGTGTCCGGATCGCTCTCAATCTCAAAG GTGTGGACTACGAGTATAAGGCAGTCAATCCTCGGACAGATCCAG ACTATGAAAAAATAAACCCGATCAAATACATACCAGCATTGGTAGATGGGGACTTTGTTCTATCTGATTCTCTCGCTATCATATTG TATCTGGAAGATAAGTATCCTCAGCATCCTCTAGTACCTAAAGATATCAAAACGAAAGGTCTCGATCTTCAG ATTGCGAACATAGTTTGCTCAAGCATCCAACCTCTCCAAGGCTACGGCGTAATT GGTTTACATGAGGGTAGGTTGAGCCCCGATGAGAGCCTTGAGGTGGTTCAACGTTATATTGACAAGGGCTTCAGAG CAATAGAAAAGCTCTTGGATGGATGTGACAGCAAATATTGCGTTGGAGATGAAATCCATTTG GGAGATGTGTTTCTAGCCCCACAGATCCATGCCGCCATCAATCGCTTCCAGATTGATATG ACGAAGTACCCAATCTTGTCGCGACTTCACGACGCGTACATGGAAATCCCGGCATTTCAAGCCGCACTGCCCCAGAATCAGCCAGATGCACCTTCAGCAAAATAA
- the LOC109738357 gene encoding glutathione S-transferase has translation MRKEEAAMSAATGKPILYSKWFSSCSHRVRIALNLKGVDFEYRATNPMTDPDYEKINPVKFVPALVDGDFVVSDSFAIILYMEDKYPQCPLLPRDLKKKALNLQIASIVCSSIQPLQSHAVIGSYLGTMDTNESLQMVQHYIDKGFRAIETLLEGCDSKYATGDEVQMADVFLAPQIHAGVTRFQIDMSKYPILARLQDAYNEHPAFQAALPANQPDAPPSQ, from the exons ATGCGGAAGGAGGAGGCAGCCATGTCGGCAGCAACGGGGAAGCCGATCCTGTACAGCAAATGGTTCAGCTCCTGCTCGCACCGGGTTCGGATCGCCCTTAACCTCAAAG GTGTGGATTTTGAGTACAGAGCGACCAACCCGATGACAGATCCAG ATTATGAGAAAATCAATCCTGTTAAGTTTGTCCCAGCATTAGTGGATGGGGATTTTGTTGTTTCCGACTCGTTCGCCATCATTTTG TATATGGAAGACAAGTATCCTCAGTGTCCTCTCTTACCCCGAGATCTGAAAAAGAAAGCTCTTAATTTGCAG ATTGCAAGCATAGTGTGTTCAAGCATCCAGCCTCTTCAGAGCCATGCTGTCATC GGTTCGTATCTTGGCACAATGGACACCAATGAGAGCCTTCAGATGGTTCAACATTATATTGACAAAGGCTTCAGAG CGATTGAGACACTTCTGGAAGGATGTGACAGTAAATATGCCACCGGAGATGAAGTCCAAATG GCAGATGTGTTTTTGGCGCCCCAGATCCACGCTGGTGTGACACGCTTCCAAATCGATATG TCAAAGTACCCTATTTTGGCAAGGCTTCAAGATGCTTACAATGAGCATCCTGCATTTCAAGCCGCACTTCCTGCGAACCAACCAGATGCTCCTCCATCCCAGTGA